One Trachemys scripta elegans isolate TJP31775 unplaced genomic scaffold, CAS_Tse_1.0 scaffold_28, whole genome shotgun sequence genomic window carries:
- the LOC117870432 gene encoding C-type lectin domain family 2 member B-like translates to MGETDSTEQSPQGEVNSNCNGALETGEDTESGENPQQEQLIELSSSNGDARRGQAPGSRSPFRDPSVRIALIRVSGVAVFLFFVVIALVAALAGVLSRAPVACPNGWVAFQGKCYYFSVTEGNWTYSRSNCSALGASLAGIDTQQDMDFMLRYRGHRDHWLGLQKDTNQLWRWVNGTEFNSWFHIGGGGECVYLKEAKAISSSRCSMERHWICSKPHVCVNV, encoded by the exons ATGGGGGAAACCGATTCTACCGAGCAGAGTCCGCAAGGAGAGGTGAACTCCAATTGTAATGGGGCCCTTGAGACAGGAGAGGACACAGAATCTGGAGAGAATCCTCAACAAGAACAATTAATCGAGTTGTCAAGTAGCAATGGAGATGCAAGGAGAGGACAGGCCCCAG GTTCTCGATCTCCCTTCAGGGACCCATCCGTGCGTATAGCCCTGATCCGTGTCTCCGGTGTAGCTGTGTTTCTGTTCTTTGTCGTCATTGCTTTGGTAGCAGCTCTGGCAG GGGTGCTATCAAGGGCACCTGTGGCCTGCCCCAATGGCTGGGTCGCGTTCCaagggaaatgctattatttCTCAGTGACTGAAGGGAACTGGACCTACAGCCGGAGCAACTGCTCTGCACTGGGCGCCTCCCTGGCTGGGATCGACACCCAGCAGGACATG GACTTCATGCTGCGCTACAGAGGCCACCGTGACCACTGGCTCGGCCTCCAGAAGGACACGAACCAGCTTTGGAGATGGGTGAATGGCACCGAATTCAACAGCTG GTTTCACatcggagggggaggggagtgcgtGTATCTGAAGGAAGCAAAAGCCATCAGCTCCTCGCGGTGCTCGATGGAGAGACACTGGATCTGCAGCAAACCCCACGTGTGTGTAAACGTTTAG